One part of the Granulicella arctica genome encodes these proteins:
- a CDS encoding sigma-70 family RNA polymerase sigma factor: protein MSATDHHRIIEAVWRIESARVIAGLTRLTRDVGLAEDFAQEALVAALEQWPQSGVPENPGAWLTATAKRRAIDLFRRNAVAERKHEDLARDLATLEQTVPDLNSNLDDPIGDDLLRLVFISCHPILPAESRAALTLRLLGGLTTPEIARAFLTPEPTIAQRIVRAKRTLAEKHIPFEVPRGLELAARLSSVLEVIYLIFNEGYFATAGDDLMRPTLCEDALRLGRILAELTPDEPEVHGLVALMEIQASRTRARIGLTGEPILLLEQNRAHWDHLLIRRGLTAIDRAHKIGKPRGPYLLQAEIAACHARARTPEETDWPRIVFLYTELAHLTPSPVIELNRAVAVSMVHGPQAALDLVEALATDPSLDRYHLLPSVRADLLLKLNRPTEARTQFELAAALTQNTRERALLLSRGAACQTK, encoded by the coding sequence GTGTCCGCTACCGATCACCACCGCATCATCGAAGCCGTCTGGCGCATCGAGTCCGCCCGCGTCATCGCGGGACTCACCCGCCTCACCCGCGACGTCGGCCTGGCCGAAGATTTCGCGCAAGAGGCCCTCGTGGCCGCACTCGAACAGTGGCCGCAATCCGGCGTCCCCGAAAATCCCGGCGCATGGCTCACCGCAACCGCCAAACGCCGCGCCATCGATCTCTTCCGCCGCAACGCCGTCGCCGAGCGCAAACATGAAGACCTTGCCCGCGACCTGGCCACACTCGAGCAGACCGTGCCCGACCTCAACTCCAACCTCGACGACCCCATCGGCGACGATCTCCTCCGCCTCGTCTTCATCTCCTGCCACCCCATCCTCCCCGCCGAGTCCCGTGCCGCCCTCACCCTCCGCCTCCTCGGCGGCCTTACCACCCCCGAGATCGCCCGCGCCTTCCTCACCCCCGAACCCACCATCGCCCAGCGCATCGTCCGCGCCAAACGCACCCTCGCCGAAAAACACATCCCCTTCGAAGTCCCCCGAGGCCTGGAGCTAGCCGCCCGCCTCTCCTCCGTCCTCGAGGTCATCTACCTCATCTTCAACGAAGGCTACTTCGCTACCGCCGGCGACGACCTCATGCGTCCCACCCTCTGCGAAGACGCCCTTCGCCTCGGCCGCATCCTCGCCGAACTCACCCCCGACGAACCCGAGGTCCACGGTCTCGTAGCCCTCATGGAGATCCAGGCCTCTCGCACGCGAGCCCGCATCGGCCTCACCGGGGAACCCATCCTCCTGCTCGAACAAAACCGGGCCCACTGGGACCACCTCCTCATCCGCCGCGGCCTCACCGCCATCGACCGTGCCCACAAGATCGGCAAACCCCGAGGTCCCTACCTCCTGCAAGCCGAGATCGCCGCATGTCACGCCAGAGCCCGCACCCCCGAAGAGACCGACTGGCCACGCATCGTATTCCTCTATACCGAACTAGCCCACCTAACCCCATCTCCGGTTATCGAGCTCAACCGAGCCGTAGCCGTCTCCATGGTCCACGGCCCTCAGGCCGCCCTCGACCTCGTAGAAGCCCTCGCCACTGACCCATCCCTCGACCGCTACCACCTCCTGCCCAGCGTCCGCGCCGATCTCCTCCTCAAACTAAACCGCCCCACCGAAGCCCGCACTCAATTCGAACTCGCCGCTGCCCTCACCCAAAACACCCGTGAACGCGCCCTCCTCCTAAGCCGCGGTGCCGCCTGCCAAACCAAGTAA
- a CDS encoding FadR/GntR family transcriptional regulator, whose protein sequence is MNARRKPPLGHSGDILSDKDDVTHLLILRFQQLLSDGLLSPGAKLPPERELAASFGVARSSLRPALKVLEIMGVITQKVGDGSYLNKDASSVLAVPMEFLFLLDDISLEELTEMRLMVEPALAAKAAERANADDIALLRQSISDLERSKQDRIRLVASDLLFHRAIFQASGNRLTGRLFHIIHRAMLNMIMLTSQLVELEHTLDFHKPIFAAIEQRNPTLAFRLMTDHLVDANNLVLQSREQYRERKLRDHLSSEVVGPLRLSGDNVFQVLGHRGSEDVDTYSRIRARATFDKSRNLS, encoded by the coding sequence ATGAACGCACGTCGGAAGCCTCCGCTCGGCCACAGCGGCGATATTCTCAGCGATAAGGACGATGTCACGCACCTGCTCATCCTCCGCTTCCAGCAATTGCTGAGCGATGGATTGCTCTCGCCCGGTGCCAAACTACCGCCCGAACGTGAACTTGCCGCAAGCTTTGGCGTCGCCCGTTCGTCGCTGCGTCCAGCTCTCAAGGTCCTCGAAATCATGGGTGTCATCACTCAAAAGGTTGGCGATGGCAGCTACCTCAACAAGGACGCCTCGTCGGTCCTCGCCGTGCCCATGGAATTTCTCTTTCTCCTCGACGACATCTCCCTTGAGGAACTCACCGAGATGCGCCTGATGGTGGAACCAGCCCTGGCCGCCAAAGCGGCCGAGCGCGCCAATGCCGACGATATTGCTCTCCTCCGTCAATCAATCTCTGATCTTGAGCGAAGCAAACAAGATCGCATCCGCCTCGTCGCTTCCGATCTACTATTCCATCGCGCGATTTTCCAAGCGTCCGGCAATCGCCTTACAGGACGGCTCTTCCATATCATTCACCGCGCCATGCTCAACATGATCATGTTGACCTCGCAGCTCGTCGAACTGGAGCATACTCTTGATTTCCACAAACCAATCTTTGCAGCGATTGAGCAACGCAATCCCACTCTCGCTTTCCGTCTCATGACAGATCACCTGGTGGACGCCAACAATCTCGTTCTGCAAAGCCGGGAGCAGTATAGGGAGCGCAAGCTCCGCGATCATCTCTCCTCAGAGGTAGTAGGTCCGTTGCGCCTTAGTGGTGACAATGTCTTTCAGGTATTGGGTCACCGCGGCAGTGAAGATGTTGACACCTACTCCCGCATTCGAGCGCGTGCAACGTTCGACAAGTCGCGGAACTTAAGTTGA
- a CDS encoding YciI family protein produces MRFMVIVKATTESEKEGALPDPQLLLEMGKYNEELIKAGIVLAMDGLHPSSKGARVKFSGKSRTVVDGPFTEAKELIAGFWLWQVKSLEEAIEWVKRCPNPHAADSEIEIRQVFEMEDFAPILSEEEIQYKIAKRAELPNQTANK; encoded by the coding sequence ATGCGATTCATGGTCATCGTCAAAGCAACTACAGAGTCAGAAAAAGAAGGCGCACTTCCCGATCCACAACTCCTGCTCGAAATGGGCAAGTACAACGAAGAGCTCATCAAGGCCGGCATCGTGCTCGCCATGGATGGTCTCCATCCCAGCTCAAAAGGCGCACGCGTCAAGTTCTCCGGCAAGTCTCGTACCGTCGTCGACGGCCCCTTCACCGAGGCCAAGGAGCTCATTGCTGGCTTCTGGCTCTGGCAGGTCAAGTCCCTTGAAGAGGCTATCGAGTGGGTCAAGCGCTGCCCCAACCCCCACGCCGCCGACTCCGAGATCGAAATCCGCCAGGTCTTTGAGATGGAAGACTTCGCACCCATCCTGTCCGAAGAGGAGATCCAGTACAAAATAGCGAAACGGGCTGAGCTGCCGAATCAGACCGCCAACAAATAG
- a CDS encoding voltage-gated chloride channel family protein — protein MPEIPLRKSLDEQRLMLVDLARWIPISALVGIMAGSASALLLVSLVYATNIRESHVWLIWFLAPAGWLVGLLYKYFGSSVEAGNNLILEQTHDPTSTIPVRMTPLILIGTFITHLFGGSAGREGTAIQTGASLADQLSRPFRLTPYDRRILLMAGISAGFASVFGTPLAGAVFGIEVLAIGKLSYDAIAPCFMAAFVADLMTRAWGVHHTLYRVSEVPQMSISGVIYSMIAGGAFGLVAMGFAKLTHAVSHVARKYIASAPLRPVAGGLIVTIAVFAIGTSRTLKYIGLGIPTIVASFDSKLPVYDFAAKSVFTAVTLGTGFKGGEVTPLFYIGSTLGNALSHILPLPSSLLAAMGFVAVFAGAANTPIASTLMAVELFGAEAGAFAGIACVISYLFSGHAGIYKAQRVGKSKHLSNVAEEGLTLALVAKMRDVSEESLEMEHADGSRSPHEED, from the coding sequence TTGCCTGAAATACCTCTACGAAAGTCCCTGGATGAGCAGCGTCTAATGCTCGTCGATCTCGCACGCTGGATCCCCATTTCGGCGCTCGTCGGCATCATGGCCGGATCAGCCTCTGCCCTGCTTCTGGTTTCGCTTGTTTATGCAACGAATATCCGGGAAAGTCACGTCTGGTTGATATGGTTCCTCGCGCCGGCCGGCTGGTTGGTCGGTCTTCTCTATAAGTACTTCGGCTCTTCGGTAGAAGCTGGAAACAACCTCATTCTCGAGCAGACGCACGATCCGACATCGACGATTCCTGTTCGGATGACGCCGCTGATCCTTATCGGAACCTTCATCACTCACCTCTTCGGCGGCTCCGCGGGACGCGAAGGAACGGCCATCCAGACAGGCGCATCGCTTGCCGATCAGCTGTCGCGCCCGTTCCGTCTGACTCCGTATGACCGCCGCATTCTGCTTATGGCGGGCATCAGCGCGGGTTTCGCCTCTGTCTTCGGAACGCCGCTGGCTGGAGCTGTATTTGGCATTGAAGTTCTCGCCATCGGCAAGCTCAGCTATGACGCGATAGCTCCGTGCTTCATGGCTGCTTTCGTCGCCGACCTGATGACCCGCGCCTGGGGCGTTCATCACACACTCTATCGAGTCTCAGAAGTTCCCCAGATGAGCATCAGCGGAGTCATCTATTCGATGATCGCCGGGGGGGCGTTTGGACTCGTAGCTATGGGCTTCGCAAAACTCACCCATGCTGTCTCGCATGTGGCGCGGAAGTACATCGCGAGCGCACCCTTACGACCCGTCGCTGGAGGACTGATTGTCACGATTGCTGTCTTCGCCATTGGAACCTCAAGGACGTTGAAGTACATCGGTCTCGGCATCCCGACGATCGTCGCGTCCTTCGACTCGAAGCTGCCTGTATATGACTTTGCCGCGAAGTCCGTCTTTACCGCCGTCACATTGGGAACAGGTTTCAAAGGCGGAGAGGTCACACCTCTCTTCTATATCGGCTCCACTCTCGGCAATGCTCTTTCGCATATTCTTCCGCTTCCCTCATCCCTGCTCGCCGCAATGGGATTCGTCGCGGTCTTTGCCGGTGCAGCCAATACACCCATCGCTTCCACGTTGATGGCGGTTGAGCTCTTCGGAGCAGAGGCGGGAGCGTTCGCGGGAATTGCCTGTGTCATCAGCTACCTCTTCTCCGGGCACGCCGGCATTTATAAAGCGCAGCGTGTCGGAAAGAGTAAGCACCTTAGCAACGTTGCAGAAGAGGGGCTCACCCTTGCCCTCGTCGCCAAGATGCGTGACGTGTCGGAAGAATCGCTGGAAATGGAACACGCCGACGGGTCCCGTTCGCCGCACGAAGAGGATTGA
- the crcB gene encoding fluoride efflux transporter CrcB has translation MRRYLLIAVGGALGSMLRYFVGVLAAERFGPRFPVGTLSINISACFMIGCTLEYLNHRIGVNPVWRYMFAVGFIGAFSTFSTFVWETWSDLTSGAFWIGILYVVVSLVAGLIAVSLGSLTARSLQQVL, from the coding sequence TTGCGACGTTATCTACTCATTGCGGTTGGAGGGGCGTTGGGCTCGATGCTCCGATATTTCGTGGGCGTACTCGCAGCCGAGCGTTTTGGGCCGCGATTCCCGGTCGGAACACTTTCTATCAACATCAGTGCGTGCTTCATGATCGGGTGCACTCTCGAATATCTGAACCATCGCATCGGCGTCAATCCAGTCTGGAGATACATGTTCGCCGTCGGTTTCATTGGGGCCTTTTCGACCTTCTCTACCTTTGTATGGGAGACATGGTCCGATCTGACGAGCGGTGCCTTTTGGATAGGTATTCTTTATGTTGTAGTGAGCCTTGTCGCCGGTCTCATTGCAGTGTCTCTCGGATCACTCACAGCCCGGTCGCTTCAACAGGTCCTATGA
- a CDS encoding HoxN/HupN/NixA family nickel/cobalt transporter produces the protein MIILLRTLFNDEAGDTRAKIFTIYVILFVFNISVWVWALVAFRHYPVLLGTSFLAYSFGLRHAVDADHIAAIDNVTRKLMQRGKRPIAVGLMFSLGHSTIVVLGSIAIAATALALQHRMDAARTIGGVIGTLVSTLFLFGIGIVNVVILRSIYQAFKRVRRGEPYVEEDFDLLLGNRGFLTHLFRPVFSMIRRSWHMYPLGILFGLGFDTATEIGLLGISASEASKGLSLWSILVFPALFAAGMSLIDTTDNILMLGAYGWAFVKPIRKLYYNITITSVSVLVAFAVGGIEALGLLSSQFHLKGALWSSVSKLNNNFGLLGYIIIGLFVLSWIVSITVYKWRRFDALEVRY, from the coding sequence ATGATTATTCTGCTGCGCACGTTATTCAATGATGAAGCTGGCGACACGCGGGCCAAAATCTTTACGATTTATGTCATCCTTTTCGTGTTCAACATTAGCGTGTGGGTCTGGGCGCTCGTCGCCTTTCGTCACTACCCCGTGCTTCTCGGAACGTCATTTCTTGCGTATAGCTTTGGTCTTCGCCATGCGGTCGACGCGGATCACATTGCGGCAATCGATAACGTAACGCGCAAGCTGATGCAAAGAGGCAAGCGGCCCATCGCTGTGGGGCTCATGTTTTCGCTGGGACATTCAACGATCGTGGTCCTAGGGTCGATTGCCATAGCAGCGACAGCCCTTGCCCTACAGCACCGCATGGATGCCGCCAGGACGATTGGCGGCGTAATCGGCACGTTGGTATCGACACTCTTCCTGTTCGGGATCGGAATCGTCAATGTAGTCATACTCCGCTCCATCTATCAAGCCTTCAAAAGGGTTCGACGAGGAGAGCCTTACGTGGAGGAAGACTTCGATCTGCTGCTTGGCAATCGCGGCTTTCTCACACATTTATTTCGCCCTGTTTTCAGCATGATCCGCCGTAGTTGGCACATGTACCCGCTAGGGATATTGTTTGGGCTTGGCTTCGACACGGCTACAGAGATCGGGTTGTTGGGGATTTCAGCCTCCGAAGCATCCAAAGGGTTGTCCCTATGGTCGATCCTGGTCTTCCCGGCTCTGTTCGCCGCTGGGATGTCGTTGATCGATACGACCGATAACATCCTGATGTTAGGAGCCTACGGTTGGGCGTTCGTGAAGCCTATTCGGAAGCTTTATTACAACATCACAATTACGTCAGTCTCTGTTCTGGTAGCGTTTGCGGTCGGCGGTATAGAGGCGCTCGGGCTTCTGTCTTCGCAGTTCCACCTGAAAGGAGCGCTCTGGAGCTCCGTAAGCAAGCTCAACAATAACTTTGGGCTGCTCGGTTACATCATCATCGGTCTTTTTGTTCTTAGTTGGATCGTATCGATCACTGTTTACAAGTGGCGGCGATTTGACGCTCTTGAAGTCCGCTACTAA